The following proteins are co-located in the Perca fluviatilis chromosome 22, GENO_Pfluv_1.0, whole genome shotgun sequence genome:
- the tnfrsf11a gene encoding tumor necrosis factor receptor superfamily member 11A — protein sequence MRLNLSTSWIVRGWITCVLVTFYAQNAVSKSLQCEETHYLKDSRCCNKCEPGFRVFNDCTDSQKTKCVKCFRGEYQPGLTEEKRCLQPKFCDPVKGFMERPENPVAEEPCRCLAGLQCHPINCEYCERIPTCSAGYGLEVDPDSTNGRQTCVACKKGFFSAGNTAEQCKQWTNCKDEGRSETQPGSAQADAVCGPLTPAPSWVIVSVLSVITVLCLLILLLFCYKDKLKLLSVNLRSCVQNLKRTRIQQETLAPLYHSGSGGGTGGGPKCSPCETTKLICQAPHSPADELPCIFPTSVPDVRVSLPFLGEMKEEGGNKGKTVMANQSKGSGEPEEVSEEEEVVSVSPLLAGSCVCVIPVREPLEVGENEDCSQAVSSGTPGTCSCGGLDGERDGYESGKEEKHGTIRADSSGERGEGNQTKMVLSRSGTGVASLVSLSPPLLHNSSVIPPSSTLPELCLPLSQAQVRAEFKPQLTDSSLVKQEELYRLASTDSTSTENSTISVMTSVSPLMTSSSVGDLYLDKPPEGLSLEQGQGLSWGDSRGNKLSSGESELECSPESLHSQLAEPTLTSAQVSGDHNTTFISSGQVMNFSGDVIVVYVSQTSLGSDGAGQDDVFGRPVQEEANETAPFFQSSLRSQRDSICQSTLQDNTLLVQGVMEERPLGK from the exons ATGAGACTGAACTTGTCTACAAGTTGGATAGTCCGAGGCTGGATAACATGCGTCCTCGTCACCTTTTACGCACAG AATGCTGTCTCCAAATCTCTCCAGTGTGAGGAAACACATTATTTAAAAGACTCCAGATGCTGCAACAAGTGTGAACCAG gcTTCCGTGTGTTTAACGACTGTACTGATTCCCAGAAGACTAAATGTGTTAAATGTTTTCGTGGAGAATACCAGCCCGGCTTGACTGAAGAGAAGCGCTGTCTTCAGCCAAAGTTCTGTGACCCAG TTAAGGGCTTCATGGAGAGGCCTGAAAACCCTGTGGCGGAGGAGCCGTGTCGCTGCCTTGCCGGCCTCCAATGCCACCCCATCAACTGTGAGTACTGTGAGAGGATACCCACCTGTAGTGCTGGATATGGACTTGAGGTGGACCCCG ATTCTACTAATGGAAGGCAGACATGTGTTGCATGTAAGAAAGGCTTCTTCTCTGCTGGCAACACTGCCGAACAATGCAAACAATGGACTAA TTGTAAGGATGAGGGCAGGAGTGAAACACAGCCAGGCAGCGCTCAGGCTGATGCAGTGTGTGGACCACTTACCCCTG CACCCTCCTGGGTTATCGTTTCCGTGCTCTCAGTCATCACTGTTCTGTGTCTCCTTATCCTGCTCCTCTTCTGCTACAAGGACAAACTGAAATTACTCTCTG TAAATCTGCGATCCTGTGTCCAGAATCTAAAGAGGACTAGGATACAACAG GAGACCTTGGCCCCTCTTTACCACAGTGGATCAGGAGGAGGAACAGGAGGAGGCCCCAAATGTTCACCATGTGAGACGACCAAACTCATCTGCCAAGCACCCCACAGCCCCGCTGATGAGCTCCCATGCATCTTCCCCACTTCTGTTCCCGATGTCAGGGTCTCACTGCCATTCTTGGGGGAAATGAAAGAAGAAGGAGGGAACAAGGGGAAGACAGTGATGGCCAATCAGAGTAAAGGGTCTGGAGAACCTGAGGAGGtgtcagaggaagaggaggttgTGAGTGTGTCTCCTCTTTTGGCAGGTTCCTGTGTGTGCGTCATTCCCGTCCGCGAGCCATTGGAAGTAGGGGAGAATGAGGACTGTAGCCAGGCTGTCAGCTCCGGGACTCCAGGAACCTGCTCGTGTGGAGGGCTGGATGGAGAAAGGGATGGATATGAGAGTGGGAAAGAGGAGAAACATGGGACTATAAGAGCAGACAGTAGTGGAGAAAGGGGTGAGGGAAATCAAACAAAGATGGTTTTGTCCAGGAGTGGGACAGGTGTTGCATCTCTTGTCTCCCTTtctcctccactcctccacAACTCCTCTGTAATCCCTCCCTCCAGTACACTCCCTGAACTCTGCCTGCCATTGTCTCAGGCTCAGGTGAGAGCAGAGTTCAAACCTCAGCTGACTGACAGCTCACTGGTAAAACAGGAGGAATTATACAGACTGGCAAGCACAGACTCCACCTCAACAGAGAACAGTACAATCTCTGTCATGACCTCTGTCAGCCCCTTGATGACTTCCTCATCTGTTGGAGATCTCTACCTGGACAAGCCCCCTGAAGGCTTGAGCCTGGAGCAAGGCCAGGGACTTTCCTGGGGGGATAGCAGGGGAAACAAGCTCTCCTCTGGGGAGTCAGAACTGGAGTGCTCACCTGAGAGCCTCCATAGTCAGCTGGCTGAACCAACTCTTACCTCAG CTCAGGTGTCTGGGGACCACAACACCACCTTCATCTCCAGCGGTCAGGTGATGAACTTTAGCGGGGATGTCATCGTCGTCTATGTCAGCCAGACGTCTCTTGGCAGTGACGGGGCGGGGCAGGACGATGTGTTCGGGAGACCTGTCCAGGAAGAGGCCAATGAGACGGCCCCATTTTTCCAAAGCAGCCTGAGGTCACAAAGGGACTCCATTTGCCAAAGCACCTTACAAGATAATACACTGCTTGTCCAGGGAGTGATGGAGGAGCGGCCACTGGGAAAGTGA